The following are from one region of the Aspergillus luchuensis IFO 4308 DNA, chromosome 4, nearly complete sequence genome:
- a CDS encoding putative ribosome associated DnaJ chaperone Zuotin (BUSCO:EOG092634M1;~COG:O;~EggNog:ENOG410PGPX;~InterPro:IPR001623,IPR036869,IPR042569,IPR032003, IPR018253;~PFAM:PF16717,PF00226), producing MATVQTINVTLPSLPSGWSADKDFKAVGTVSAATQRNLEPVGPHFLAHARRKRHHRTFSEDERIQAQQNVKSTEDEEDDDISEDEDPMMLSRDAKDWKSQDHYQVLGLSKYRWRATPEQIKRAHRKKVLRHHPDKKAAMGDRDENDSFFKCIQKATEVLLDPTKRRQFDSVDEAADVEPPTKKEAAKGNFFKLWRPVFESEGRFSKIQPVPQLGDENSTQEEVETFYNFWYDFDSWRTFEYLDEDVPDDNENRDQKRHMEKKNANARRKRKTEDTTRLRHLVDECAAGDERIKKFRKAARADKDRKRLEKEAEIKRLAEEKEKARLEEEQRKKDAEEAAKAEREQNKKAKEAAKNAAKKNKRVLKGSVKDVNYFGEGGEPSAAQVDSVLGDVDLIISKIDAEEIAGLAGRLTAAGKDAAAVKNVYAEEVKRLVGAGKLKEGEAKFFA from the exons ATGGCTACCGTTCAGACCATCAACGTTACTCTTCCCTCCCTGCCTTCTGGCTGGAGTGCCGATAAGGACTTCAAGGCTGTTGGCACCGTCTCCGCTGCCACCCAGAGGAACCTCGAGCCCGTTGGCCCTCACTTCCTGGCCCACGCCCGCAGA AAGCGCCACCACCGCACCTTCTCCGAGGATGAGCGTATCCAGGCCCAGCAGAACGTGAAGAGcaccgaggacgaggaggatgatgacatctccgaggatgaggaccCTATGATGCTCTCCAGAGATGCCAAGGACTGGAAG AGCCAAGATCACTACCAGGTTCTCGGTCTGTCCAAGTACCGCTGGCGTGCCACCCCCGAGCAGATCAAGCGCGCCCACCGCAAGAAGgtcctccgccaccaccccgACAAGAAGGCCGCCATGGGTGACCGCGACGAGAAcgacagcttcttcaagtgCATCCAGAAGGCTACTGAGGTTCTCCTGGACCCCACTAAGCGTCGTCAGTTCGACTCCGTAGACGAGGCCGCTGATGTCGAGCCCCCCAccaagaaggaggctgcCAAGGGCAACTTCTTCAAGCTCTGGCGCCCTGTCTTCGAGTCCGAGGGCCGTTTCTCCAAGATCCAGCCCGTGCCCCAGCTCGGTGACGAGAACAGCACccaggaggaggtcgagaccTTCTACAACTTCTGGTACGACTTCGACAGCTGGCGTACCTTCGAGTACCTGGACGAGGATGTGCCGGATGACAACGAGAACCGTGACCAGAAGCGTcacatggagaagaagaacgccaACGCCCGCCGCAAGCGCAAGACCGAGGACACTACCCGTCTCCGCCACCTTGTGGACGAGTGCGCCGCTGGTGATGAGCGTATCAAGAAGTTCCGTAAGGCCGCTCGTGCCGACAAGGACCGCAAGCGTctcgagaaggaggctgagatCAAGCGTctggccgaggagaaggagaaggcccgcctggaggaggagcagcgcAAGAAGGACGCCGAGGAGGCTGCCAAGGCCGAGCGTgagcagaacaagaaggccaaggaggccGCTAAGAACGctgccaagaagaacaagcgTGTTCTCAAGGGCTCCGTCAAGGATGTCAACTACTTcggcgagggtggtgagcCCTCCGCTGCTCAGGTTGACTCCGTTCTCGGCGACGTTgacctcatcatcagcaagatCGACGCTGAGGAGATTGCTGGTCTGGCTGGACGCCTTACCGCTGCTGGCAAGGACGCTGCTGCCGTCAAGAACGTGTATGCCGAGGAGGTCAAGCGCCTGGTTGGTGCTGGCAAGctgaaggagggtgaggcCAAGTTCTTTGCTTAA
- the MZM1 gene encoding LYR motif-containing protein (COG:A;~EggNog:ENOG410PSY1;~InterPro:IPR008011;~PFAM:PF05347): MSSQTALSARSAYRQLLRATRIAFRDDVRVMIAARQEARRNFDSHRREGIDTPMQINHALEVANILRHNIVQGVREQDDENAKWELRIHDDIERGDNDTIRVKGKTVKVDKACSS; encoded by the exons ATGTCCTCCCAAACCGCCCTGTCCGCACGCAGTGCTTACCGCCAACTCCTCCGCGCTACCCGCATTGCCTTCCGGG ATGATGTCCGTGTTATGATTGCTGCCCGTCAAGAGGCTCGCCGGAATTTCGACAGCCACCGCCGCGAAGGCATTGATACTCCGATGCAGATCAACCATGCGCTCGAAGTGGCGAACATTCTCAGACACAACATTGTCCAGGGTGTACGGGAACAAGATGATGAGAATGCCAAGTGGG AACTCCGCATTCATGACGACATCGAGCGCGGCGATAACGACACCATCAGAGTTAAGGGAAAGACTGTCAAGGTGGATAAGGCATGCTCGTCATAG
- the slt11 gene encoding Pre-mRNA-splicing factor ECM2 (BUSCO:EOG09263BDA;~COG:A;~EggNog:ENOG410PH4S;~InterPro:IPR000504,IPR035979,IPR034356,IPR012677, IPR039171;~PFAM:PF00076;~go_function: GO:0003676 - nucleic acid binding [Evidence IEA];~go_function: GO:0003723 - RNA binding [Evidence IEA]), whose amino-acid sequence MPPPQIKQDLNRSGWETTDFPSVCENCLPDNPYVQMLKEDHGAECKICTRPFTIFRWKADRTARQKRTAICLTCARLKNCCQCCMLDLSFGLPIVVRDAALKMVAPGPESTINREYYAQGHEKEIEEGRGAVEEYEKTDEKARELLRRLANSEPYYRKPRQIEAAPQDEEGASGGPSDAPVVHSRYGNGPGPIRTSESRRGTPLPGRGRGGMRGGRGGRPFPSAAQVPPSAEDILPPADPNITSLFVTGVEDDLPEHTLRTFFTQFGQLRSLICSHRAHSAFVNFATREGAEAAAKQCQGRAVIQGCPLRVRWGKPKPLDNMDREERLKNAREGRQAAGPRAADSGKRAITAAGEEIGKERKQRSYAVAPPPGAGEVQYSSLSGD is encoded by the exons ATGCCCCCTCCACAGATTAAGCAGGACCTGAACCGGTCCGGATGGGAGACCACCGACTTTCCCTCCGTGTGCGAGAACTGCCTGCCCGACAATCCTTACGTTCAGATGCTCAAGGAAGACCATGGCGCAGAATGCAAGATT TGCACGCGTCCTTTCACCATCTTCCGCTGGAAAGCTGACCGCACCGCGCGCCAGAAGCGTACTGCCATCTGCTTGACCTGCGCGCGTTTGAAGAACTGCTGCCAATGCTGTATGCTGGATCTGTCCTTCGGGCTGCCGATCGTCGTTCGTGACGCTGCTTTGAAGATGGTCGCCCCGGGCCCCGAAAGCACCATCAACCGCGAATACTACGCACAAGGTcacgagaaggagatcgaAGAGGGGCGTGGCGCGGTGGAGGAATACGAGAAGACGGACGAGAAAGCTCGGGAGTTGCTTCGGAGGCTCGCCAACAGTGAACCCTACTACAGGAAGCCTCGCCAGATAGAGGCCGCACCCCAAGACGAGGAGGGCGCGAGTGGAGGACCCAGCGACGCACCGGTCGTACACAGCCGCTACGGAAATGGCCCGGGACCCATTCGCACAAGCGAAAGCAGGAGGGGAACGCCACTTCCGGGtagaggacgaggagggatgcgtggtggtcgtggtggccGCCCATTCCCCAGCGCCGCTCAGGTGCCCCCATCGGCTGAAGATATCCTACCGCCCGCGGATCCGAACATCACATCGCTCTTTGTTACTGGCGTGGAGGATGATCTTCCGGAACATACGCTGCGAACTTTCTTCACACAGTTTGGACAGCTGCGGTCGCTCATTTGCTCCCACCGTGCTCACTCTGCGTTCGTCAACTTCGCAACTCGGGAGGGTGCTGAGGCAGCCGCCAAGCAGTGCCAGGGTCGGGCTGTCATCCAAGGCTGCCCTCTGCGTGTTCGATGGGGTAAGCCCAAGCCGTTGGATAACATGGATCGGGAGGAGCGCTTGAAGAATGCCCGGGAAGGTCGGCAGGCGGCAGGCCCGCGGGCAGCCGATTCTGGAAAGAGAGCCATCACCGCTGCCGGAGAGGAGATTGGCAAAGAGCGAAAACAACGGAGTTATGCTGTCGCCCCACCCCCGGGTGCTGGAGAGGTCCAGTACTCCAGTCTGTCTGGTGATTGA
- the erg6 gene encoding sterol 24-C-methyltransferase (COG:H;~EggNog:ENOG410PH10;~InterPro:IPR030384,IPR029063,IPR013216,IPR013705;~PFAM:PF01135,PF13649,PF08498,PF08242,PF02353, PF08241,PF13489,PF13847;~go_function: GO:0008168 - methyltransferase activity [Evidence IEA];~go_process: GO:0006694 - steroid biosynthetic process [Evidence IEA]): MAPAALEQENHARDAEFNRVLHGKSAEAQGGFAAMRNKDAAAQKAAVDEYFKHWDNKSAEEETEEIRAARRAEYATLTRHYYNLATDFYEYGWGTSFHFCRFSPGEGFHQAIARHEHYLAHQIGIKSGMKVLDVGCGVGGPAREIVKFTDANVVGLNNNDYQIQRATRYAEREGLAHKLTFEKGDFMQMKFEDNTFDAVYAIEATCHAPELEGVYKEIFRVLKPGGVFGVYEWLMTEEYDNSNAEHRKIRLGIEQGDGISNMVKVSEGLDAMKGAGFELLHNEDLADRPDTIPWYYPLAGSFKHLTSPWDFFTIARMTWWGRGIAHRFVGAMEKVGLFPKGSQKTADSLALAGDCLVAGGEKKLFTPMYLMVGRKPE; encoded by the exons ATGGCTCCCGCAGCTCTCGAACAGGAGAACCATGCGCGTGATGCGGAGTTCAACCGTGTCCTCCATGGAAAGTCCGCTGAAGCTCAGGGTGGTTTCGCTGCCATGCGCAACAAGGACGCCGCCGCTCAGAAGGCTGCTGTCGACGAGTACTTCAAGCACTGGGACAACAAGAGCGCTGAGGAAGAGACTGAAGAGATCCGTGCG GCCCGTCGTGCTGAGTATGCGACCTTGACCAGACA CTACTACAACCTTGCGACGGACTTCTACGAGTACGGATGGGGTACCTCCTTCCACTTCTGCCGTTTCTCCCCTGGCGAGGGCTTCCACCAGGCCATCGCTCGCCACGAACACTACCTCGCCCATCAGATCGGCATCAAGTCTGGAATGAAGGTTCTCGATGTTGGCTGCGGTGTCGGAGGCCCTGCCCGTGAGATCGTCAAGTTCACCGACGCCAATGTGGTCGGCCTGAACAACAACGACTACCAGATCCAGCGTGCTACGCGCTACGCTGAGCGTGAGGGTTTGGCCCACAAGTTGACCTTCGAGAAGGGTGACTTCATGCAGATGAAGTTCGAGGACAACACCTTCGACGCTGTCTACGCCATTGAGGCTACCTGCCACGCTCCCGAACTCGAGGGTGTCTACAAGGAAATCTTCCGTGTCCTGAAGCCCGGTGGTGTTTTCGGTGTCTACGAATGGTTGATGACCGAGGAGTACGACAACAGCAACGCCGAGCACCGCAAGATCCGTCTCGGTATCGAGCAGGGTGACGGTATCTCCAACATGGTCAAGGTTTCCGAGGGTCTTGACGCCATGAAGGGAGCCGGTTTCGAGCTCCTCCACAACGAGGATTTGGCCGACCGCCCCGACACCATCCCCTGGTACTACCCCTTGGCCGGTTCCTTCAAGCACTTGACCTCTCCCTGGGACTTCTTCACGATCGCTCGTATGACCTGGTGGGGCCGTGGCATTGCCCACCGCTTCGTCGGAGCCATGGAGAAGGTCGGTCTTTTCCCCAAGGGCTCTCAGAAGACTGCCGACAGTCTGGCCCTGGCCGGTGACTGCCTTGTTGCcggtggtgagaagaagctgtTCACTCCCATGTACCTCATGGTTGGCCGCAAGCCCGAGTAA